A window of Campylobacter lari subsp. lari contains these coding sequences:
- the typA gene encoding translational GTPase TypA, producing MDNIRNIAVIAHVDHGKTTMVDELLKQSGTFSEREQIAERVMDSNDIEKERGITILSKNTAINYKGTKINIIDTPGHADFGGEVERVLKMVDGVLLLVDAQEGVMPQTKFVVKKALSLGLKPIVVINKIDKPAADPERVINEIFDLFVALEANDEQLDFAVVYAAAKNGYAKLNLEDDSSNMEPLFKTILERVPAPSGSDENPLQLQVFTLGYDNFVGKIGIARIFNGKVKKNQNVMLAKADGSKINGRISKLIGFMGLEKMDIEEAGTGDIVAIAGFEALDVGDSVVDPNNPMPLDPLHIEEPTLSIVFSVNDGPLAGTEGKHVTSNKIAERLEAEMKTNIAMKYESTGEGKFKVSGRGELQITILAENMRREGFEFCMGRPEVIVKVEDGIKTEPFEHLVIDVPDDFTGVVIEKLGKRKAEMKTMTPTGDGQTRLEFEIPARGLIGFRSQFLTDTKGEGVMNHSFLEFRPFSGAVEKRNNGALISMENGVALGYSLFNLQDRGVLFIEPQTKVYTGMIIGEHSRPNDLDVNPIKGKNLTNVRASGSDDAIKLVPPRKLSLERALEWIEEDELVEVTPQNIRVRKRYLDPTQRKRMEKAKS from the coding sequence TTGGATAATATCAGAAATATAGCCGTTATAGCTCACGTTGATCATGGTAAAACAACTATGGTAGATGAGCTTTTAAAACAATCAGGAACTTTTAGCGAGCGTGAGCAAATAGCAGAACGCGTTATGGATAGCAATGATATAGAAAAAGAAAGAGGTATTACTATACTTTCTAAAAATACTGCTATTAATTATAAAGGCACTAAAATAAATATCATAGACACTCCAGGCCACGCTGATTTTGGCGGTGAGGTTGAGCGTGTTTTAAAAATGGTAGATGGGGTTTTGCTTTTAGTTGATGCTCAAGAAGGGGTAATGCCACAAACTAAATTCGTTGTAAAAAAAGCTTTATCTTTGGGGCTTAAACCTATAGTTGTGATTAATAAAATAGATAAACCAGCTGCTGATCCAGAGCGTGTGATAAATGAAATTTTTGATCTTTTTGTGGCTTTAGAAGCAAACGATGAGCAACTTGATTTTGCTGTAGTTTATGCGGCTGCTAAAAATGGCTATGCAAAATTAAATTTAGAAGATGATAGTTCTAATATGGAGCCTTTATTTAAAACCATATTAGAGCGCGTTCCAGCTCCAAGTGGTAGCGATGAAAATCCTTTGCAACTTCAAGTTTTTACCTTAGGTTATGATAATTTCGTTGGTAAAATAGGAATTGCAAGAATTTTCAATGGTAAAGTGAAAAAAAATCAAAATGTGATGCTTGCTAAGGCAGATGGTTCTAAAATCAATGGAAGAATTTCAAAACTTATTGGTTTTATGGGTTTGGAAAAAATGGATATAGAAGAAGCTGGGACAGGCGATATAGTAGCAATTGCAGGTTTTGAAGCTTTAGATGTAGGAGATAGCGTTGTTGATCCAAATAATCCTATGCCACTTGATCCTTTACATATAGAAGAGCCAACTTTAAGTATAGTATTTTCAGTAAATGATGGTCCTTTAGCTGGTACTGAAGGTAAGCATGTGACTTCAAATAAAATAGCAGAACGCTTAGAAGCTGAGATGAAAACAAATATTGCTATGAAATATGAAAGCACAGGCGAGGGTAAATTTAAAGTTAGCGGAAGAGGCGAGCTTCAAATAACTATCTTAGCTGAAAATATGCGTAGAGAAGGTTTTGAATTTTGTATGGGAAGACCAGAAGTTATCGTTAAGGTAGAAGATGGGATAAAAACCGAACCATTTGAACACTTAGTGATTGATGTGCCTGATGATTTTACTGGTGTGGTTATTGAAAAACTAGGCAAAAGAAAAGCAGAAATGAAAACTATGACACCAACTGGAGATGGTCAAACAAGATTAGAATTTGAAATTCCAGCACGCGGACTTATAGGCTTTAGAAGTCAATTTTTAACAGATACTAAAGGCGAAGGAGTTATGAATCATAGCTTTTTAGAATTTCGTCCATTTAGCGGGGCAGTTGAAAAAAGAAATAATGGTGCGTTAATTTCTATGGAAAATGGCGTGGCTTTGGGGTATTCTTTATTTAATCTTCAAGATAGAGGAGTTTTATTTATAGAACCTCAAACTAAAGTTTATACAGGTATGATTATAGGTGAGCACTCTCGTCCAAATGATTTAGATGTAAATCCTATAAAAGGTAAAAATTTAACCAATGTTAGAGCAAGTGGAAGTGATGATGCTATAAAATTAGTTCCACCTAGAAAATTAAGCCTTGAAAGAGCATTAGAGTGGATAGAAGAAGATGAGCTTGTAGAAGTTACTCCACAAAATATTAGAGTTAGAAAAAGATATCTTGATCCTACTCAAAGAAAAAGAATGGAAAAGGCTAAATCTTAA
- a CDS encoding carbonic anhydrase family protein, with amino-acid sequence MSFKKILFGLFTTSMLFAYEQMPQNASHGNFIDKDKWKNLDKNWIYCESGLNQDFININSKKATNKNHSLEFNYSNDSFGLINDGYTIKMHFASNGSHIMLDNTAYNLSHFHFHSPSKISIDKKSYPLEIHFSHVSQKGDIVVVALFLQEGAENPFIKKIIRAFPKKEGDKLYVQGLSANELLPNNLQSFYIFKNKLNKPCNQKITWIVLKDISYASKEQIQTIQNLMEKNENLKIQEINNLEQND; translated from the coding sequence ATGAGTTTTAAAAAAATACTTTTTGGTTTATTTACCACTAGCATGCTTTTTGCCTATGAGCAAATGCCTCAAAATGCCTCACATGGAAATTTCATAGACAAAGACAAATGGAAAAATTTAGATAAAAACTGGATTTATTGTGAAAGTGGTTTAAATCAAGATTTTATCAATATAAACAGTAAAAAGGCTACAAACAAAAATCATTCTTTAGAATTTAACTACTCAAATGATTCTTTTGGCTTAATAAATGATGGTTATACCATAAAAATGCATTTTGCAAGCAATGGAAGCCATATCATGCTAGATAATACAGCTTATAATTTATCTCATTTTCACTTCCATAGTCCATCAAAAATTTCTATTGATAAAAAATCTTATCCTTTAGAAATTCATTTTAGTCATGTAAGTCAAAAAGGCGATATAGTAGTAGTTGCATTATTTTTACAAGAAGGTGCGGAAAATCCTTTTATTAAAAAAATCATTCGTGCTTTTCCTAAAAAAGAAGGCGATAAACTTTATGTTCAAGGTTTAAGTGCTAATGAGTTATTACCAAACAATCTTCAATCTTTTTATATCTTTAAAAATAAACTCAACAAGCCTTGTAATCAAAAAATCACTTGGATAGTTTTAAAAGATATAAGCTATGCCTCTAAAGAGCAAATCCAAACCATACAAAATTTAATGGAAAAAAATGAGAATTTAAAAATACAAGAAATTAATAATTTAGAACAAAATGATTAA
- a CDS encoding flagellar hook-length control protein FliK, producing MSNIQASDALNLLSIAPQNENPSKESNNSNGDGEEFLNSLLQAIDEKDGSLSKDFKAPQKENKNESLKETINDKAQLDEKDALKLFEGANFMQILSLLEVLQSDSKDIKLNKLVQDNTAILALEKNLHKLKNIKNINELFNIAKELGLNIKNIKFEQIKDLKEAFPNLDKKGFFKAPNLNNKDLIEPQKQNNTNVFQDLINQKITKLLKEEPNSSKNIKSKENEGVSLLSSALKNIELPKKDIKAKENIQNVDFKEKFIEKIQDNKEIKDTKNIKNISKNDKLNDIELINLTQNLNLKKEIKDKEKIDFKEVLKNEKLTTSEDSFSKKISSVLENSKDLKVELTNTKNTQNLQNQNQDLKISLENLLNPQEKQLKTEKNTQNTDIFSDIFKNTKELTKDDSDHNEENLNSYVKEMNRVSNNFVKNQNIPMKETFNDFAQEFKDKLESYKAPITRFSITLNPHNLGEVEVTLVQRGSNLNISFNSNQNTLNLFMQHQAEFKNALVNMGFTNLEMNFSDQGRKEQNQQQKHKQNNNSKEDKVNFEREIQEKPSLEMVLAKYF from the coding sequence ATGTCAAATATCCAAGCTAGCGATGCTTTAAACTTACTAAGCATCGCTCCACAAAATGAAAATCCTAGCAAAGAAAGTAATAATTCAAATGGCGATGGGGAAGAATTTTTAAATTCTTTATTGCAAGCTATAGACGAAAAAGATGGAAGTTTATCAAAAGACTTTAAAGCACCACAAAAAGAAAATAAAAATGAAAGCTTAAAAGAAACCATTAATGATAAAGCTCAACTAGACGAAAAGGACGCCTTAAAGCTTTTTGAGGGTGCAAATTTCATGCAAATTCTTTCTTTGCTAGAAGTTTTACAAAGTGACAGCAAGGATATAAAATTAAACAAACTTGTCCAAGACAATACTGCTATTTTAGCTCTTGAAAAAAACCTACACAAATTAAAAAATATAAAAAATATCAATGAACTTTTTAATATAGCAAAAGAGCTTGGATTAAATATAAAAAATATAAAATTTGAACAAATCAAAGATTTAAAAGAAGCTTTTCCAAATCTTGATAAAAAAGGGTTTTTTAAGGCACCAAATTTAAATAATAAAGATTTAATTGAACCACAAAAACAAAACAATACTAATGTTTTTCAAGATTTAATCAATCAAAAAATCACCAAACTTTTAAAAGAAGAGCCAAATTCAAGTAAAAATATAAAAAGCAAAGAAAACGAAGGTGTTTCTTTACTTTCTTCTGCTTTAAAAAATATAGAACTTCCAAAAAAAGATATAAAAGCAAAAGAAAATATTCAAAATGTAGATTTTAAAGAAAAATTTATAGAAAAAATTCAAGATAACAAAGAAATAAAAGACACAAAAAATATAAAAAATATTAGTAAAAATGATAAATTAAATGATATTGAACTCATCAATCTAACTCAAAATTTAAACTTAAAAAAAGAAATTAAAGATAAAGAAAAAATAGATTTTAAAGAAGTATTAAAAAATGAAAAATTAACCACTAGTGAAGATAGTTTTAGTAAAAAAATAAGCTCTGTTTTGGAAAATTCAAAAGACTTAAAAGTTGAGTTAACAAATACAAAAAATACTCAAAATTTACAAAATCAAAATCAAGATTTAAAAATTAGTTTAGAAAATTTATTAAATCCTCAAGAAAAACAATTAAAAACAGAAAAAAATACTCAAAACACAGATATTTTTAGTGACATTTTCAAAAACACCAAAGAACTTACAAAAGATGATAGTGATCATAATGAAGAAAATTTAAATTCTTACGTGAAAGAAATGAATAGAGTTTCTAATAATTTTGTGAAAAATCAAAATATTCCTATGAAAGAAACTTTCAATGATTTTGCCCAAGAATTTAAAGACAAACTAGAAAGTTATAAAGCACCTATTACAAGATTTAGTATCACTTTAAATCCTCATAATTTAGGAGAAGTGGAAGTAACACTAGTTCAAAGAGGATCTAATCTAAACATTAGCTTTAATTCTAATCAAAATACTTTAAATCTTTTCATGCAACATCAAGCTGAGTTTAAAAATGCTTTGGTAAATATGGGCTTTACTAACTTAGAAATGAATTTTAGTGATCAAGGAAGAAAAGAACAAAATCAACAACAAAAACACAAACAAAACAACAACAGCAAGGAAGATAAGGTGAATTTTGAAAGAGAAATTCAAGAAAAACCGAGTTTAGAAATGGTTTTAGCAAAATATTTTTAA
- a CDS encoding HD domain-containing protein, translated as MISVELIEHIFKAASISRWNDYPRMTNLVELDKQAHKFIIAYFIAKMEKDVNMRFIIEAGIFEFLSRVVVTDIRPDVYHEILRTKNDQMSAWVLSKIAPMIQDIENGEFLKRYEAFLQGKDYAKERLILKAASYFATRWEFNIVYQTSSFLSDIDEIKSKVEEELEDYYELIGARKIALNQKIAKIIDLSGRLRFQKRWAQTPRIPETAVLGHMLVVAILSYFYSLEVNACDKRLENNFYCALFHDLPESLTRDIISPVKYGIDGLNEIINEYEMKLINEKILPFVPHSLKDEFSYILGIRKKSDLENVFIKNEFENRTYKNANISVCSGSLNSFNDDEYGAIDGKALKCCDKLAAFIEAALSISYGVKSKELESGFKGMFENFKENPTINGVNFFKICEDIKEYFKL; from the coding sequence ATGATTAGTGTAGAATTAATAGAGCATATTTTTAAAGCTGCTTCCATATCAAGATGGAATGATTATCCAAGAATGACAAATTTGGTCGAGCTTGATAAGCAAGCACATAAATTTATCATTGCTTATTTCATTGCTAAAATGGAAAAAGATGTCAATATGCGCTTTATCATAGAAGCTGGAATTTTTGAGTTTTTAAGTAGGGTTGTAGTAACTGATATACGCCCTGATGTATACCATGAAATTTTAAGAACTAAAAATGATCAAATGAGTGCTTGGGTGTTAAGTAAAATTGCTCCAATGATACAAGATATAGAAAATGGCGAGTTTTTAAAACGCTATGAAGCGTTTTTACAAGGCAAAGATTATGCAAAAGAAAGGCTTATTTTAAAAGCTGCTTCGTATTTTGCTACAAGATGGGAATTTAATATAGTTTATCAAACTAGCTCATTTTTAAGCGATATTGATGAGATTAAAAGCAAGGTAGAAGAAGAATTAGAAGATTATTATGAGTTAATTGGCGCAAGAAAGATAGCGCTAAATCAAAAAATAGCTAAAATCATAGACTTAAGCGGAAGACTCCGTTTTCAAAAGCGTTGGGCTCAAACTCCTAGAATTCCAGAAACTGCAGTTTTAGGGCATATGCTTGTGGTGGCGATTTTATCTTATTTTTATTCTTTAGAAGTAAATGCATGCGATAAAAGACTTGAGAATAATTTTTATTGTGCTTTGTTTCATGATTTACCAGAAAGCTTAACAAGAGATATTATCTCGCCGGTAAAATATGGCATAGATGGTTTAAATGAGATTATCAATGAATATGAGATGAAACTTATCAATGAAAAAATTCTTCCCTTTGTACCTCATTCTTTAAAAGATGAATTTAGTTATATTTTAGGCATTAGAAAAAAATCTGATCTTGAAAATGTTTTTATAAAAAATGAATTTGAAAATAGAACTTATAAAAATGCAAATATATCAGTATGTAGTGGTAGTTTAAACTCTTTTAATGATGATGAATATGGCGCTATAGATGGAAAAGCTTTAAAATGTTGTGACAAACTTGCAGCATTTATAGAAGCAGCTTTGTCTATTAGCTATGGTGTAAAATCAAAAGAATTAGAAAGTGGTTTTAAAGGAATGTTTGAAAATTTTAAGGAAAATCCTACTATAAATGGGGTAAATTTCTTTAAAATTTGTGAGGATATTAAAGAGTATTTTAAACTTTAA
- a CDS encoding flagellar hook capping FlgD N-terminal domain-containing protein encodes MSNINTQNLQGPLAALNTKDMPMNPNNKAGESSGDSGLVYNPGAELDKDAFLKLLLIELQHQDPTDPMDTEKMLTQTAQLSALEMQDNTNKTMTQLVDAMTKLQNSIAASTGMSALAAVGKLATVKDDYLVVADDDIQFQINMYLPKEPQKGKKTDIDTEGFELKKNGEDKLDITGKVDKEIAKPGETIYVKLVDDKGQEETVKAVVSEDQTFKIIGHKPSVDIKTAKIDSSYKSDSEPVTFTIYNEAGDPVRTMKVKDMTAGMKQIVWDRTDDSGNPVPSGKYYVRASYIGEDGNTVNSTYGAYPITGVRFENGEALVGMGGSWVKWEDLKEITG; translated from the coding sequence ATGTCAAATATAAATACACAAAACTTACAAGGTCCTTTAGCGGCATTAAATACCAAAGATATGCCAATGAACCCAAACAATAAAGCAGGTGAAAGTAGTGGTGATAGCGGTTTAGTCTACAACCCTGGTGCAGAGCTTGATAAAGATGCATTTTTAAAGCTACTTTTAATCGAGCTTCAACACCAAGATCCAACCGATCCTATGGATACAGAAAAAATGCTTACTCAAACAGCACAACTTTCAGCACTTGAAATGCAAGATAATACCAATAAAACCATGACCCAACTAGTTGACGCTATGACAAAACTACAAAATTCTATTGCAGCAAGTACTGGTATGAGCGCATTAGCTGCAGTGGGTAAACTCGCAACAGTTAAAGATGATTATCTTGTAGTAGCAGATGATGATATACAATTTCAAATTAATATGTATTTACCAAAAGAACCTCAAAAAGGCAAGAAAACTGATATTGATACTGAAGGTTTTGAACTTAAGAAAAATGGTGAAGATAAATTAGATATCACAGGTAAAGTAGATAAAGAAATTGCTAAACCTGGAGAAACTATTTATGTAAAATTAGTTGATGATAAGGGTCAAGAAGAGACGGTTAAAGCAGTTGTTAGCGAAGATCAAACCTTTAAAATAATAGGACATAAACCAAGTGTTGACATAAAAACAGCTAAAATCGATTCATCTTATAAATCAGATAGCGAACCTGTAACATTTACTATTTATAACGAAGCTGGTGATCCTGTAAGAACAATGAAAGTTAAAGATATGACTGCGGGTATGAAGCAAATTGTGTGGGATAGAACCGATGATAGTGGTAATCCTGTACCATCTGGCAAATACTATGTAAGAGCAAGTTACATAGGTGAAGATGGAAACACAGTCAACTCAACTTATGGTGCTTATCCTATAACTGGGGTTAGATTTGAAAATGGCGAAGCCTTAGTTGGTATGGGCGGAAGCTGGGTTAAATGGGAAGATTTGAAAGAAATCACAGGATAA
- the fic gene encoding protein adenylyltransferase Fic, translating to MILTNKLGIKNQLELAKEEERISKLKAKALFESGFLDTLKAGSFESLRIIHQKLFEDIYDFAGKIREVNTSKGNFRFAPAVYLHEAIKKIELMEQSCFEQIVEKYVEMNVAHPFREGNGRSMRIWLDLILKKELKKVVDWSLIDKEDYIMAMQRSPIKDVEIKILLQNALSDDIHSFNIFARGIDASYYYEGYTLYKTKELF from the coding sequence ATGATACTTACAAATAAACTTGGTATAAAAAATCAACTAGAATTAGCCAAAGAAGAAGAAAGAATAAGCAAGCTAAAGGCAAAAGCTTTATTTGAAAGTGGTTTTTTAGATACATTAAAAGCAGGAAGTTTTGAAAGCTTAAGGATAATTCATCAAAAATTATTTGAAGATATTTATGATTTTGCAGGAAAAATAAGAGAAGTAAATACTTCAAAAGGAAATTTTAGATTCGCTCCTGCTGTTTATTTACATGAGGCAATTAAAAAAATAGAACTCATGGAGCAATCTTGCTTTGAACAAATTGTAGAAAAATATGTAGAAATGAATGTAGCTCATCCTTTTAGAGAAGGAAATGGCAGAAGCATGAGAATTTGGCTTGATTTAATACTTAAAAAAGAGTTGAAAAAGGTGGTTGATTGGAGTTTGATAGATAAAGAAGATTATATAATGGCAATGCAAAGAAGCCCTATTAAAGATGTAGAGATAAAAATTTTACTTCAAAATGCTTTGAGTGATGATATTCATAGTTTTAATATTTTTGCAAGAGGGATTGATGCAAGCTATTATTATGAAGGGTATACACTCTATAAAACAAAAGAACTTTTTTGA
- a CDS encoding flagellar hook protein FlgE — MFTAFYNGVNGVKSQSYGIDNTAHNISNVNTVGFKYSDVAFKDVFYSTVTTQSYNKGQTGYGSVAGATNDVFEQGPLVATDHEFDVAIAGKGFFGVSNGNGVYYTRNGAFRPDANGNLVDANGNYVLGTMNPSLQEIQLSDRVSNIFGQQLGQKVTTAITGKPNENFQIGGVNTQGPISVPKNLYLPPQPTQNITWSGNLDTSTKTEAVKVDVDASKFNFTKNEDGTVNISGSVKDEQVFGLKPGDTIYFTIKDEKGASETLQATLDENLAFNIENKKIDKIDLENAKLESSHLSVEKEVADSSELSAKLINPDGSTSWVKVKLDRVLPQNGTNLEYKAVAQVYDNDGNKIGGTTEGLITFNESGALIGNTLTSVDNNGTKVNINLGSFYDPNKPNSGYDGLHALQNKKPSVHTQTDGKGEGFLNNYAINTDGTIIATFTNGEQIPMAKLALFNFTNEQGLEKLGENLYGQTGNSGNPTFLLDANGNFSTATFKGSYLEQSNVDLSVAFTNLITLQKAYDSSSKSITTADQMIQKAINMKR, encoded by the coding sequence ATGTTTACAGCATTTTATAATGGAGTTAATGGAGTTAAATCTCAAAGTTATGGTATAGACAATACTGCTCATAATATAAGCAATGTTAATACCGTAGGTTTTAAATACTCTGATGTAGCATTTAAAGATGTATTTTACAGCACTGTTACAACTCAATCATACAACAAAGGTCAAACTGGTTATGGTAGTGTAGCAGGAGCCACAAATGATGTTTTTGAGCAAGGCCCTTTAGTAGCTACCGATCATGAATTTGATGTGGCAATTGCTGGAAAAGGATTTTTTGGAGTTTCTAATGGCAATGGGGTTTATTATACTAGAAATGGTGCTTTTAGACCTGATGCAAATGGAAATTTAGTAGATGCAAATGGAAATTATGTCCTTGGAACTATGAATCCATCATTACAAGAAATTCAATTAAGCGATAGGGTTTCAAATATTTTTGGGCAACAACTTGGTCAAAAAGTTACCACAGCTATCACAGGAAAGCCTAATGAAAATTTCCAAATAGGTGGAGTAAATACTCAAGGACCTATTTCTGTGCCTAAAAATTTATACCTACCACCTCAGCCAACCCAAAATATAACTTGGAGTGGAAATTTAGACACAAGCACAAAAACAGAAGCTGTAAAAGTAGATGTAGATGCTTCTAAATTTAATTTTACAAAAAATGAAGATGGAACGGTTAACATCTCAGGAAGTGTAAAAGATGAACAAGTTTTTGGTTTAAAGCCAGGTGATACTATATACTTCACAATAAAAGATGAAAAAGGCGCTAGCGAAACACTTCAAGCAACTTTAGATGAAAATTTAGCTTTTAATATAGAAAATAAAAAAATAGATAAAATAGACCTAGAAAATGCAAAATTAGAATCTTCTCATTTGAGTGTAGAAAAAGAAGTGGCTGATAGCTCTGAACTTTCAGCAAAATTAATCAATCCTGATGGTTCTACTAGTTGGGTAAAAGTAAAATTAGATAGAGTTTTACCACAAAATGGCACAAATTTAGAATACAAAGCCGTTGCACAAGTGTATGATAATGATGGCAATAAAATAGGTGGAACTACCGAGGGTTTAATTACTTTTAATGAATCAGGGGCCTTAATAGGCAATACCCTAACTTCAGTAGATAACAATGGAACTAAAGTTAATATCAATCTTGGTTCATTTTATGACCCAAATAAGCCAAATTCAGGTTATGATGGACTTCATGCTTTGCAAAATAAAAAGCCTTCAGTTCACACACAAACAGATGGCAAAGGCGAAGGATTTTTAAATAATTATGCTATAAATACCGATGGAACTATCATAGCAACATTTACAAACGGAGAGCAAATTCCTATGGCCAAGCTTGCTTTGTTTAATTTTACCAATGAACAAGGTTTGGAAAAACTAGGGGAAAATCTCTATGGGCAAACTGGCAATAGTGGAAATCCTACCTTTTTACTTGATGCAAATGGAAATTTCAGCACAGCAACCTTTAAAGGCTCTTATTTAGAACAATCAAATGTGGATTTATCCGTAGCTTTTACAAATTTAATCACCTTACAAAAAGCTTATGATTCAAGTAGTAAAAGTATAACAACTGCTGATCAAATGATACAAAAAGCAATCAACATGAAACGCTAA
- a CDS encoding ABC transporter ATP-binding protein, with product MEILKIDNLYKSFGKTEVLKGISLSLREGEIVSILGESGCGKSSLLGCIAGFFEINDGSIYIGDKLVASKNVYLAPQERDVGVLFQDYALFPHLNVEENICFGISFLSKNEQKQRLDEVLEILNLNTLLKRYPNELSGGQAQRVALARTIVARPKIILFDEPFSNLNHTLSVKMRKEIKNILKEHKLSAIFVTHDKDDAFYLSDNIALIKDGKILDYGSAKELFYKPKNIDSACFLGEAFFIDPNTILDENFKAYLQSKNGILRPNDIQISTSQTTLKASVLECVFYGDFYELSVSLEGHIFSIYHHKELGKNDEIYLKLSEAKEF from the coding sequence ATGGAAATCTTAAAAATTGACAATCTTTATAAATCTTTTGGAAAAACAGAAGTTTTAAAAGGAATTTCTTTGAGTTTAAGAGAAGGTGAGATTGTCAGTATTTTGGGAGAAAGTGGTTGTGGCAAGAGTTCTTTGCTTGGTTGTATAGCAGGTTTTTTTGAAATCAATGATGGCAGTATTTATATAGGGGATAAACTAGTTGCTTCTAAGAATGTGTATTTAGCCCCACAAGAGCGTGATGTTGGAGTTTTGTTTCAAGATTATGCTTTGTTTCCGCATTTGAATGTAGAAGAAAATATATGTTTTGGTATAAGTTTTTTAAGCAAAAATGAGCAAAAACAAAGGCTTGATGAGGTTTTGGAAATTTTAAATTTAAATACACTTTTAAAACGCTATCCAAATGAACTAAGTGGTGGACAAGCCCAAAGGGTAGCATTAGCAAGAACTATAGTTGCAAGACCAAAAATCATACTTTTTGATGAGCCTTTTTCAAATTTAAACCACACTTTAAGCGTTAAAATGCGCAAAGAAATCAAAAATATCTTAAAAGAGCATAAGCTTAGTGCTATTTTTGTCACACATGATAAAGACGATGCTTTTTATTTATCAGATAATATCGCTTTGATTAAGGATGGGAAAATTTTAGACTATGGAAGTGCTAAAGAGCTTTTTTATAAACCTAAAAATATAGATAGCGCTTGCTTTTTAGGAGAAGCATTTTTTATAGATCCAAATACCATTTTAGATGAGAATTTCAAAGCATATTTGCAAAGCAAAAACGGCATTTTACGCCCTAATGATATACAAATTTCAACTTCACAAACCACTTTAAAAGCCAGTGTTTTAGAATGCGTGTTTTATGGGGATTTTTATGAGTTAAGTGTGAGTTTGGAAGGACATATTTTTAGTATTTATCACCATAAAGAACTTGGTAAAAATGATGAAATTTATCTTAAGTTAAGCGAGGCAAAAGAGTTTTAA